The window AGGAGGGACGGCAAGTTGATACCCACTTTGCCTGCTAGGGAACTCGTACCAGGAGATATCGTAGAGCTCAGGGTCGGTGATAAGGTGCCTGCTGATATGAGAGTTCTGCAACTGATAAGCTCCACCTTCAGAGTAGATCAGGGGTCTTTGACAGGGGAGAGCGCTGCAGTCAACAAGACCAATCGGGCGGCCAATTCAGAGGACACCGATATCCAGGGGAAAGAATGCATGGTGTTTGCGGGCACGACGGTCGTGAACGGGAGCTGTGTTTGCTTGGTCACCCAGACCGGAATGAACACGGAGATTGGTCAGATACACTTGCAGATTCATGAAGCTTGTCAGAGTGACGACGAAACTCCATTGAAGAAGAAACTGAATGAGTTTGGGGAGGTCCTGACAGCTATAATAGGCGTAATCTGTGCTTTCGTTTGGCTTATCAACGTGAAGTACTTCCTCACTTGGGAGTACGCTGATGGCTGGCCGAGAAATTTCAGGTTTTCGTTTGAGAAATGCACCTATTACTTTGAGATAGCAGTGGCCTTGGCAGTCGCTGCTATCCCAGAGGGTCTTCCAGCAGTGATTACAACTAGCCTGGCATTGGGTACGCGAAAGATGGCGCAGAAGAATGCGCTGGTGCGAAGGTTGCCGAGCGTTGAGACTCTGGGATGCACGACGGTCATTTGTTCTGATAAGACTGGCACGCTAACTACAAATCAGATGTCGGCAGTGAGAATTGTAGCTATGGGCCGGCAGACCAATGATCTCAGAAAATTCAAAGTTGTTGGTGCTACATATGACCCGTGTGATGGAGAGATACATGATTGGCCGGCTGAGAATATGGATGACAACCTTCAGATGATCGCAAAGATCGCTGCTGTTTGTAATGATGCGAGCATCTCAAACTCAGGTCATCAGTATGTTGCGAGTGGAATGCCCACTGAAGCTGCTCTGAAGGTATAAATTAGTTTAGTTTTGCATGTTTTTGTTGTACTATTTGCTCCAGTTTATTATGTTTGTTCATCGATTGTTTATTGTCTGATCAGGTAATGGGTGTTCTAAAAAGTTACAAATCCATTGTGAACATGGAGAATAGTCCTGATAAGTGATTATCTTCTGTTCTAAGTCTTTTGGGTTCAGCAAGTtctcataaaaaagaaaagaaaaaatctctGACCAGTCtaacatttttttaatatttacataTTGAACTCTCCATCTCTTCCTGTGCCACTTTTAAGagtgaaataaattatttaaggGAGCAGAATGTTCTCACTATGCTACCACACTTCTTTTTTATAGTTGTAAAAAATAGTTACCTTGTCATATGTGTAGCCTGTGCTCCGGTGTAAAACCATACACTTCTATGTGTTTTATATAGTTGTTGTCATTTTAATTGCTAACAGAGTGTTCTTCAATCTTTGTCAGGTTCTAGTTGAGAAAATGGGAATTCCTGGAGGCTTTGATCCTTCGTCCTTGGAATCTTCTGAGATATTACGTAGATATCTTCTCTGTTCTCCTTAATCTCTCCTCGAGTATGTTTCAGTACCTGCTGATGAAAAGTGATATACTTATATGTCATTTTTTGCTGATTACCAATAGGTTGCTGTGAATGGTGGAATGGGTGTGCACGTAGGGTTGCGACCCTTGAATTTGATCGAGTTCGAAAATCAATGGGAGTTATTGTGAAATCAGACTCAGGAAGCAATTCATTACTCGTGAAGGTATGTAATGCACCTAAGATGATGGTTTATGCTTGGGAGGAATCACATTGTTTTCCTTTCATGCTTAAACCTATAGAACGTAGAGCAAGTTTTATAATGGGCTATAATTTAACAAGAACAGTGAGATCTTTGATGTCTTTGCTGAATCATTTGCAGTTGAGATGATGCGTGTCATTGTACATTATTGGGCATTCTTGTTTTGGACAAGTTGTTTGCTCAGGTTGTGATCTTGAGTCCTTAGTCATTTGCTGTCAAAATTAACCAAATCTTGCCCTACCTTGACTTCAAAACCTTTATATTTCTTTATGAGCATCAACAAAGAAGTTGACATGTTGAAGACTTGCAGTTACAGTTTATCAGTTTTCTAGTCTCCTTTAGAGAAATAATCTGTTGTGGAGTCAGAAGTAAAATTGAGATATTTGTTTTTAATCAATCCCAGGTAGACGTTCAACTTTTGGATTTTGAGTTTTTGGATGAATATTATAGCATTATACCTGACAAGAATTCTTCATTTCTGAAATCATATTCTCTAGTGAATGTTTATGCTTTCACTTCTTTTAATAGTTTTTAAGAAATATATCAAATTTGAATTATTCAATAGCAGcctcttatatttcttttattgaaaatcctTCCTGATGGGGACCTGTTGAACCTTCAATGTGTCAGGGAGCTGTCGAAAGTTTGTTAGAGAGATGTTCCTACATTCAGTTGCTTGATGGTTCCGTTATGCAGTTGGATGAGAGTACAAAAAATCTTGTCCTAGAAGCGCTTCATGAGATGTCGACCAATGCGTTGCGTTGTTTAGGTTTTGCATATAAAGATGATATATCAGAATTTGCTACATATGATGGTGAAGATCATCCTGCTCATAAGCTTTTACTTGATCCATCTAATTACTCATCTGTCGAGAGCGAACTCATCTTTGTCGGCTTGGTTGGACTGAGGGtaaaatgaaatgtgctttgtttATAATTATCCTATACTATTGGCTGTTTACCATTGATGTATCATCCaactttttttttgtaaatgcAATTATCACAGGATCCTCCTCGGCAAGAAGTTCACAATGCAATCAAGGATTGCAAAGCAGCTGGAATTAGAGTCATTGTAATAACTGGTGATAACAAAGAAACAGCTGAAGCAATTTGCCATGAAATTGGTGTCTTTAGCCCTAATGAGGACATTAGCTCTGCAAGCTTCACAGGGAAAGAGTTTATGTCTCTCtctgataaaaaaaatagattaaggcAAAAAGGTGGACTTCTGTTCTCAAGGGCagaaccaaagcataagcaagaaATTGTGAGACTGCTTAAAGAAGACGGTGAGGTGGTTGCAATGACAGGTGATGGGGTAAATGATGCCCCTGCCCTGAAATTGGCTGATATTGGTATTGCCATGGGCATATCTGGGACAGAGGTATGTTGCAATTGCATTAATTAATTGTTTATTGATCTACTTATGACATTATCAAACTATATTTGAGACAGAAAACTCTCAACAACTTTTCTATTTTTCATAAAACCAACCAAAATCTGAGGCCTTCTCTTTTCAGGTTGCCAAGGAAGCTTCTGATATGGTGTTAGCAGATGACAATTTCAGTACAATTGTTGCTGCAGTTGGTGAAGGAAGATCTATTTATaacaacatgaaatcctttataagGTTTCTTATAGTTTCTCCAATCTAGTTATTGCAGCACCTGTTCTTTCTCGGATTATATATTTTCAATCAGAATTTTGTAATTTAAATCGGGAAACAGTTTTACGAAGAAACTCAGGCACCTAATGGCGTATCCTGATTTAGATCATATATACATAATTGCAACATATCTTGATTGTGGTGTCACTATATCCTTGGTCATTGACAGAATGTTATCTGAACATTGTGGACCCGATAATTCACTTTTTGGACTTTAAAATGCATGGTTCTTCTTATCAGCACATCTATAAAATTAGTCTTGGCTTGGCATCTAATGGAAAATATTATTTGCATCTTTCGATGCTTAAAAGTATGAGGTATTTTGAGGATTGTGCTCTATGCCTCTCATACTTGAGAGATTTCATTGCTAAAACTGTGTTACTATAGGTATTAAGTTAATAAAATCTAATTGTTTTAAAATAAACAGGACAGAGATTGAATTTTAAGTCAAACAATTGAAGGCACTGAAGATCTGGGAATAGCTACAGAAATAATCATAAATGAGAACTGACAAATCTAACATGCATTGCCTTTTATCTAATTGACTGATTCAATGTTTTGATTCATAGACCTTAGAGAGTTCTTTAGCGTATATCAACAACTCTATAATTTATCTGTTACTGATTGCAGGTACATGATATCCTCCAACATTGGTGAAGTTGCTTCTATTTTTCTGACAGCAGCTTTAGGCATTCCTGAAGGGCTGATTCCTGTTCAGCTTTTGTGGGTCAATCTAGTCACAGATGGTCCCCCAGCAACAGCTTTGGGTTTTAACCCACCAGATAGAGATATAATGAAGAAACCCCCTCGACGAACTGATGAATCATTGATCAGTGCATGGATCCTATTTCGTTATTTGGTAGGTTGTCAATTTGCAGTGGCTCGATCAATCAAAGAAAGTATTAATCTTTCATTTTATCAATGatacatgaaatataaacaaTTCACAACAAAATGAAtagaataaaattaataaattttatgcATTAAACTCATACAGTTTTTGTCTAATAGCATAGTTACAActtcaaattataaaattttgtatTTGGGTACCCTCATTATGAAAGTATTAGCTTGATTATG of the Musa acuminata AAA Group cultivar baxijiao chromosome BXJ3-2, Cavendish_Baxijiao_AAA, whole genome shotgun sequence genome contains:
- the LOC103975408 gene encoding calcium-transporting ATPase 1, endoplasmic reticulum-type, coding for MGQSGQDQEHRNGVGPQPPPPPPQSFPAWARSTAECQAEFAVSAVTGLRSEEVAWRREIYGWNELEKHSGPSIWRLVLGQFEDTLVRILLAAAVVSFLLAWYDGDRGGGGEAGLTAFVEPLVIFLILVVNAVVGVWQENNAEKALEALKEIQSEHAAVRRDGKLIPTLPARELVPGDIVELRVGDKVPADMRVLQLISSTFRVDQGSLTGESAAVNKTNRAANSEDTDIQGKECMVFAGTTVVNGSCVCLVTQTGMNTEIGQIHLQIHEACQSDDETPLKKKLNEFGEVLTAIIGVICAFVWLINVKYFLTWEYADGWPRNFRFSFEKCTYYFEIAVALAVAAIPEGLPAVITTSLALGTRKMAQKNALVRRLPSVETLGCTTVICSDKTGTLTTNQMSAVRIVAMGRQTNDLRKFKVVGATYDPCDGEIHDWPAENMDDNLQMIAKIAAVCNDASISNSGHQYVASGMPTEAALKVLVEKMGIPGGFDPSSLESSEILRCCEWWNGCARRVATLEFDRVRKSMGVIVKSDSGSNSLLVKGAVESLLERCSYIQLLDGSVMQLDESTKNLVLEALHEMSTNALRCLGFAYKDDISEFATYDGEDHPAHKLLLDPSNYSSVESELIFVGLVGLRDPPRQEVHNAIKDCKAAGIRVIVITGDNKETAEAICHEIGVFSPNEDISSASFTGKEFMSLSDKKNRLRQKGGLLFSRAEPKHKQEIVRLLKEDGEVVAMTGDGVNDAPALKLADIGIAMGISGTEVAKEASDMVLADDNFSTIVAAVGEGRSIYNNMKSFIRYMISSNIGEVASIFLTAALGIPEGLIPVQLLWVNLVTDGPPATALGFNPPDRDIMKKPPRRTDESLISAWILFRYLVIGLYVGIATVGVFIIWYTHGSFLGIDLSGDGHTLLTYSQLTNWAQCSAWEGFSVAPFTAGNHLFSFDTNPCEYFQSGKVKATTLSLSVLVAIEMLNSFNALSEDGSLLTVHPWANPWLLLAMCISFGLHFLIIYVPFLAQVFGIVPLSFNEWLLVLVVAFPVILIDELLKFVGRYRSSFGIQRLSKRNKVD